A window from Podospora bellae-mahoneyi strain CBS 112042 chromosome 1 map unlocalized CBS112042p_1, whole genome shotgun sequence encodes these proteins:
- a CDS encoding uncharacterized protein (EggNog:ENOG503PCAJ; COG:S) — protein MARFSVFALLAVPWLLLAGLVSGDAVSDLEKKGRPAIDAMLAKSKTCTKANLKVRREWGDISAAEKKSYIAALLCLMEKPSKLNPTQFPGAKTRYEDFVVVHMQQTMSIHNTGSFLSWHRYYLWAFEQALVKECNYNGSHPYWDWGRWAQDPEKSPIFDGSDTSLSGNGKKIDHRSSGIAPAGNGGGCVETGPFKNMTVRLGPVSPAVDPAPPRNPRSDGYGLNTRCLRRDISNYLTSRYARTQDIAALITNSRDVLTFQNVMQGAGGGFGGAGAGIGVHAAGHFTIAGDPGGDFYTSPNDPAFWVHHGMIDRTWTIWQSQDTNTRIQTIAGGTSMMSFGGGGRQQSLDDNIDLGIVGDKVYKIRDLNSIVDGPFCYVYE, from the exons ATGGCGCGTTTCTCTGTCTTTGCACTCCTGGCAGTGCCAtggctcctcctcgccggcctcgtCTCGGGTGACGCAGTCTCAGACCTTGAGAAGAAGGGACGTCCGGCTATCGACGCCATGTTGGCCAAGTCAAAGACCTGTACCAAGGCCAACTTGAAGGTTCGCCGAGAGTG GGGTGACATCTCTGCCGCAGAGAAGAAGTCTTACATCGCCGCCTTGTTGTGCCTGATGGAGAAGCCATCCAAGCTCAACCCCACACAGTTCCCTGGAGCCAAGACCAGATATGAAGACTTTGTCGTCGTTCACATGCAGCAGACCATGTCCATCCACAACACCGGCAGCTTCCTTTCATGGCACAGATACTACCTGTGGGCCTTTGAGCAAGCCCTTGTCAAGGAGTGCAACTACAATGGGAGCCACCCG TATTGGGACTGGGGCCGCTGGGCTCAGGACCCTGAGAAGTCTCCTATCTTTGATGGTAGCGACACTTCTCTCAGTGGAAACGGCAAGAAGATCGATCATAGATCTTCCGGTATTGCTCCCGCCGGCAACGGTGGCGGCTGCGTCGAGACCGGACCGTTCAAGAA CATGACTGTCCGCCTTGGCCCTGTCTCCCCTGCCGTCGaccctgcccctcctcgcAACCCCCGCTCCGATGGCTACGGTCTGAACACCCGTTGCCTTCGCCGTGACATCTCCAACTACCTCACCTCCCGCTACGCCCGCACCCAGGACATTgccgccctcatcaccaacagtcGTGACGTTCTTACCTTCCAGAACGTGATGCaaggcgctggtggtggcttcggcggtgccggtgctggtATTGGTGTCCACGCTGCTGGCCATTTCACCATCGCTGGTGACCCTGGTGGTGATTTCTACACCAGCCCTAATGATCCCGCCTTCTGGGTTCATCATGGAATGATTGATCGCACTTGGACCATTTGGCAGAGTCAGGACACCAACACCCGCATCCAGACCATTGCTGGCGGGACGTCGATGATgagctttggtggtggtggcaggcaGCAGAGCTTGGATGACAATATTGATTTGGGGATTGTGGGCGACAAGGTTTACAAGATCAGGGACCTGAACAGTATTGTCGATGGGCCTTTCTGCTATGTTTATGAGTGA